The following proteins are encoded in a genomic region of Candidatus Palauibacter australiensis:
- the apaG gene encoding Co2+/Mg2+ efflux protein ApaG, translating into MAPHETTPDAGAPPIVPEAMAIHVRPEYAAEHSDPAAWRYVFVYHITIENVGTETAQLFWRHWLIHDLVAGDHEVEGEGVVGQSPVLGPGDSHRYNSFCILRGPTGHMEGFFHFRRRDGSVFRAPIPRFHFHAPPEAVGTLFS; encoded by the coding sequence ATGGCCCCTCACGAGACCACCCCCGATGCCGGCGCTCCCCCCATCGTCCCGGAGGCGATGGCCATCCACGTGCGGCCGGAGTACGCGGCGGAACATTCGGATCCGGCGGCCTGGCGCTACGTCTTCGTCTACCACATCACGATCGAGAATGTAGGAACCGAGACGGCGCAACTCTTCTGGCGCCACTGGCTGATCCACGATCTCGTGGCGGGCGACCACGAGGTCGAGGGAGAGGGCGTCGTCGGGCAGTCTCCGGTGCTGGGACCGGGGGATTCGCACCGGTACAACAGCTTCTGCATCCTGCGGGGTCCGACGGGCCACATGGAGGGGTTTTTCCACTTCCGCCGCCGTGATGGCTCCGTCTTCCGCGCCCCGATCCCCCGCTTCCACTTCCACGCGCCCCCCGAAGCCGTGGGCACGTTGTTCAGCTAG